The uncultured Carboxylicivirga sp. genomic interval ACGAGATTTTAGAAGAGGTAATTACCGTTCTTCCAATGGGATTAGATAAACCCGACCTGGTTGGAATAAAGGTTTATTATAAAAATTACCTTTCAAAAACTGAGAATTTTAAAGAAACTCATTGGGGATTAACCGAGAGGTTTACAACTATAGATGGAGAAAAAGGTGCTGTTGATTTGTTTTATCTCGAAAAACAAGAAGAAAAGGATGAAGGACCTTTTTTAAGGTCGGAGCGCTTATTGGTAAACCAAACAGCGCGGATGCTCGCTAATTATATTAATACAATTGTGGCAGAGTTGAATCATTCCGAATCTGTTGAACGGCTTAAAGAGTTATCAACAATCAATCGAACTACGCGAATCATTAATGAAGGAAAATCGATTGATGATGTGCTTCAACAAATTGCATTTATTCTTCCTTCGGGATGGCAATACCCCGACTTTGCTGTTGCTCGTATTACGTATGGAGAAAATGAATATATAAGCGAGTTTTTTGCAGAAACTGAATGGGTGCAAACACAGCGTTTTAAAACACTTGATAGTGTTTCGGGTTCCATTGATGTTTTTTATACGAAAGATTTTTCGATTTACTCCGGAGACCCATTTTTGAGCGAAGAGCGTGATTTGTTAATCAATCTGGCACGTTTAGTTACTGATTATTTAAATACTCAACTAGCGAACAAAGAGCGCATAGCTCGACAAGAAAGGGTAAAGGAGCTCAAAGCGATTAATGAAACTTCGCGTATTATTAATTTACAAATGCCGGTTTCGTATACACTTAGTCACGTAGTGGAATATATTCCAGCAGGAATGCAGCATCCCGAGTATTCAGTTGCTCGCATTGTATTTAATGGCGAAGAATTTTTAAGTAATGGTTTTGTTGTATCGCCATGGGTATTGCGGCAGACTTTCGAAACAATTAATGGTAAAAAGGGATTTATAGAGATCTATTATCTGAAAGAAATAGCTAAAACTCAGGAAGAGCTTTTTTTAAATGAGGAAAATGATTTAATATCAAACCTCTGTAATTTAATTGCAGGTTACCTTAATAGTCTTGAAGCGCGCGATTTATTAGATAAAATTGGTAGTGGTAACAAGCTTCAATATCCCAATAAAAAATCCTTAGAAAGTAAGTTATCAACAGAAAAGACGAGTAAGCACTTGTTGCAAAATTTTATGCATCGTAACAATGCTGCACGTGATATCTATCACGATTTGATGCCATTCAGAGTAAAAGAAATATTGTTGGTGGCTAATTTATATGATGCCTATGCTATCGAAAACGAAGGCCGTTTTTCGGAACAGATTATGGGAGGTTTTTATCAGTTACATCTCACCTTATTACCTCGGGTAACAGGTGTAACAACTTACGATGAAGCCATTGAAAAACTGAATGAGAAACATTTCGATTTAATAATTGTGATGGTGGGCATGGACAAGAAAACTCCTGTCAATTTAAGTAAGAAAGTAAAAAAGGAGTTCCCATATATTCCCATTTTTATGTTGCTTAACAGTGATACTGATATTCCTTATTTTCAGGCGCGGCAGAAAGAATTAGGTGTGCTCGATGAAATATTTGTATGGAATGGTGATCCGAAGGTGTTTTCATCGATGGTTTTTCACTTAGAAGACAAGGTGAATGTGGAAAACGACACTGAAATAGGTTTAGCACGTGTAATATTGCTGGTAGAAGATTCAGTACGATATTATTCCAAGTATTTGCCATTGCTTTACGCAAGTGTATTGGAGCAAACGCACCGTTTAATTGATGATGTACAAGGTGATGAGTTATATGCTGTTTTGCGCTTAAAAGGCCGTCCTAAAGTTTTATTGGCCCGAAGTTATGAAGAAGCCCTTGACATCTTTTTAAAATATAAAGATTACTTATTATGTCTGATTTCGGATGTTGAGTTTTCGCGTAGTGGCAGGATGGATGCTAATGCGGGTTTCGAATTGGTTAATTATGCAAAGGAGCAGATAAAAGATTTACCGGTTATTTTGCAAAGCTCAAAAATTGAATATTCGCAGGATGCCTATGAGTTGAAAACTGTATTTATCAACAAATATAGCGAGAGCTTATTACAAGATATTAAAACGTTTATCAGTCATTATTTAGGCTTTGGAAATTTTTCGTATAAAGATGCAAAAGGCCGTAACATTGCTGTGGCCAAAAACCTGAAGGAATTTGAGCAACAATTGCGCACTATTCCCATTGAATCGGTTGTTTATCATGCCAAGAAAAACCATTTCTCGCTATGGCTGATGGCCAGAGGTGAATTTAGAATTGCCAAAATGATTGCACCTTATCGAATCAGCGATTTTAATGATGCCGAAAGTATTCGTACCTATTTGCTCGAAATTATCAAAACACAGCGTGAAGAAAAGAACCAAGGTAAAGTAATTGATTTTGATGAAGTAGATGTGTTGGATGACAGCAACATTGTGAGTTTGGCTGGAGGTTCAATGGGGGGTAAGGGCCGAGGTTTGTCATTTATCAACACCTTACTTTATAACTTCGATTTTGAGGCTCATGTTTCTGGAATCAATATCAGAACACCTCGAACTACCGTTATTGGAACCAATGAGTTTGAACTTTTTATGGAGCGAAATAATTTTCATGAACTTATTTTTAGAGAACTTAATTATCAGCAAATAAAAAAAATATTTCTCGAAGGAGAGTTGTCACAAAAACTCATTAATCGGTTAAAGCGACTTCTCACTATTTTTTCAAGTCCTATTGCTGTCCGATCATCAGGTTTGCTCGAAGATAGTCAGAAACAGCCTTTTGCCGGAGTGTTTGAAACTTATCTCTTACCTAATAATCACAAAGATGAAAATGAACGCTTAAAACAATTGTGTGAAGCTGTTAAACTGGTTTTTGCATCTGTTTTTAGCGATACAGCACGTGCTTTCACCGAAGCTGTTGATTTTAAGGTTGAAGAAGAAAAAATGGCAGTAATTATTCAAGAAGCTGTTGGTCAGCAGCACGAGAGTGTCTATTATCCGCATATGAGTGGGGTAGCTCAATCGTACAATTACTATTCGTTTGGGCATATGAATCCCGAGGATGGTTTTGCGGTGCTGGCATTGGGCTTTGGAAAATATGTGGTAGATGGGGAGAAGTCACTTCGTTTTTGTCCGGTTTATCCCGATTTGGATAATAATTCACCTAAAGACCAATTGAAGAATTCTCAAACGGAGTTTTATGCCATCGATCTGAATAAGCTAAACTTGAATTTGTTGGAAGGCGAAACAGCTGCTTTAGTTCGTCTCGATTGTATGGATGCCGAAATGCATGGTACTTTAAAACATTTGGCATCGGTATATAATCCCGATAATCAAACAATACAGCCGGGACTTGATCAGGCTGGGCCACGTATTCTTAATTTTGCAAATATTCTTAAATACAACTATATCCCTCTTGCCAAAACCATTGAAGTAGTTTTAGATGTGGTGAAGGAGGCTATGGGATCGCCTGTAGAAATAGAGTTCGCCGTAGATTTAAGAAAGGATGAGCGAGGAAGAGCTACTTTTTATTTACTTCAGATAAAACCTCTGCTGGGAGGAGCTCAGAATTATTCAATTAATATGAGCCATATTGACGAGCAGCAGATTGTTCTGCAATCATCACAAAGTATGGGGAATGGTAAGAATAAAACGGTTAACGATGTCATTTACATTGAAGCCAGTAAATTTGATAAGTCGAAAACTCAGGAAATGGCAATTGAAGTTGAGCGATTAAACCAAAAAATGAAGGCTTCGGGCCGTCATTATGTATTGATAGGACCCGGCAGATGGGGAACGCGGGATAAGTGGATTGGCATACCTGTTAACTGGACACAGATTTCAAATGCTCAAATGATTGTAGAAACCGATTTGGAGGGATTTCCTTTGGAAGCTTCCGGGGGCTCCCACTTTTTTCATAATGTAACATCAATGCATGTTGGATATTCTTCCATCAACCAAAGTAATAAATATGATTTTGTTCGATGGGATATTTTGGATCAACAAGAGGTAATAGAACAAACCAATTACTTCAAACATATTCGTTTCCGTCATAATCTGGTAATTCGAATGGATGGCCGCAAAAGAAAATCTATCATTACCTATGATGAAGGCTGTGAAAAACGATAGATTTAAGTTATACTTGGATGAATATTAAGCCAACATAAAAATTGGATCCAGAGTTATGAAAAGCCATTTTGATATACGACAAAGTACTTATTTTACCGAAACTCAATTTAGTCATTTAATGCAACGCCGAATACACAAGGTGTTGTTGATTTGTAGTGGGTACGATGCTTTTATGTTAGAAGAAGATGGCAGAATTGATGAGCAGATTTTTAACGAATATGTTTCGCTTAACCTGCGTTATCCACCACAATTTATTCAGGTCAAATCAGCCGAAGAAGCATTTAAGGTACTGAAAGAGCAAAAGATCGATTTGGTTATTACCATGCTGAGTGTAGGAGGGATGGATCCTTTTAAGATGGCTAAGAAAGTGAAGGAGCGCTACGAATCGATTCCTATTGTTGTGCTCACTCCCTTTTCGCGCGAAGTTTCTGTACGAATGCGCCGTGAGGATACCAGTGCTATTGATTACATTTTTTGCTGGTTGGGCAATGCAGATATTATGCTGGCTATTATTAAGCTGATTGAAGATGAAATGAATGTGCAGCACGATGTGGAAGAAGTGGGTGTTCAGTGCATTTTGCTTGTTGAGGATTCTGTACGTTTTTACTCCAGTTACCTTCCATTGATCTATCGTTTGATTCTTACTCAGGCCAAAAAATTTATGGATGAGGGATTAAACGAGCATCAAAAAATGATGAGAATGAGGGGGCGTCCTAAAATTCTTTTGGCTCGTACTTACGAAGAAGCATTAGAGCTTTATTTGAAATATAACGATAATTTGCTTGGAATAATATCCGATGTATCGTTCGAAAAAGAAGGGAAGAAAGACACGGAGGCAGGGATTAAATTTGCCAAAGTTGTGAAGCGCTCTAATCCATATATGCCATTCTTACTACAATCATCAAATAAAAGTTTGGCCGAAACTGCTAAAGATTTGCGTGTTGGTTTTTTATATAAGCACTCCTCGTCGTTGTTGCGAAAGCTGAAAGAGTTTATCAATACATACATGGCTTTTGGCGATTTTATTTTTATCGATCCAACAACAGGAATGGAAGTTTGCAGGGTGAGTAACTTAAAAGAACTGCAGGAAAAGCTTTTTGAGATACCCGATGAATCTTTGTTTTATCATTTTAAACGCGATCATGTATCAAAATGGTTAAATGCCCGCGCTTTATTTGCAGTGGCCGAAGTAGTAAAGTACTTGAAAGTTGAAGATTTTGCTGATTTGGACGAGACCAAGCACTTTCTGTTTGATACGATTGCCAGTTTTAGATATAGCAAGGCTCGAGGTATTATAGCCAAGTTTTATCGCGATAAATTCGATGAGTATCTAACCTTTACCCGAATTGGAGAAGGCACGATTGGCGGCAAAGCACGTGGCCTGGCTTTTTTAAATATGTTGATTAAAAAGCATCAGGGATTAAATTCTTTGAGCGATGTAATTATTACTATTCCCCGAACAGTTGCACTTAGTACTGATGTGTTTGACGAGTTTATGGAAGTTAATAAACTGTATCCTGTAGCACTTTCTGATGTTTCTGATGAAGAGATAATGAATGCTTTTGTGGCCGGTAATCTACCGGAGCGTATCCATGGCGATTTACTTAAGTTTATTTCTATCGTTAAAGGTCCTATTGCCATCCGATCTTCCAGTGTATTGGAAGATAGCCATTACCAGCCGTTTGCAGGAATTTATTCAACTTATATGATTTCCAAGGGAACGGATGATAAAGTCGTGCTGAATCAACTTTGCGATGCTATTAAATGTGTTTATGCATCAGCTTTTTATCGTTCGAGCAAACGTTATATGGAGGCAACTATGAATGTAATCGATGAAGAGCGGATGGGCATTGTTCTCCAGGAAGTGGTTGGCCAAAAACATGGTGATGTTTTTTATCCTACTTTTTCAGGTGTGGGACGATCCGTTAATTTTTATCCGATTGCGCCTGAAAAAGCCGAAGATGGAACTGTTAATGTAGCGATGGGCTTGGGAAAACACATTGTAGAAGGTGGAATGACTTTGCGTTTTTCTCCTAAGTATCCGCAAAAGATTCTGCAGCTATCATCTCCTGATTTAGCCGTAAAAGAAACTCAAAAGAGTTTTTATGCATTGGATCTTAATTCAGATAGTTTTAAACCCTCGGTAAATGATGCTGTTAATATTAAGAAGTTAGCAATAAAAGCAGCTGAGGAACATGGAACCTTGCGATGGTTAGGTTCTGTTTATGATTATAATACGCACATGGTGCGAGATGGATTAATGGCTAAAGGTCTTCGGTTGGTAACTTTTGCCAATGTGTTAAAATACGATGCTTTTCCATTGGCTGAAATCATGCGAATAGTGCTTGAAATTGGTCAGAAGGAAATGAATCAGCCCGTAGAAGTAGAATTTGCGGTAGATCTTCAAACTCCTAATGGAGAACCTCCTGTGTTTTATTTATTGCAGATTCGACCCATTGTTGATAGTAAAGAAACCATTTCAGAAAAGCTGGAAGAGATTAATCCTGAAGAAACACTTATTTATTCTGCTTCGGCTTTAGGTAATGGCGTGGTAAATGGGGTTAAAGATGTTATTTATATAAAGAAAGAAGGTTTTAATCCGGCCAACAATGCCAAGTTGGTCCCCATTTTTGATAAGCTAAATGCTCCTTTTCACCAAAAAGGGGAATCGTATATATTGGTTGGCCCGGGGCGCTGGGGATCACAAGATCCGTGGTTAGGTGTTCCTGTTAAATGGACACAAATATCGGCAGCCAGAGTAATTGTTGAAATGGGGTTGGAAAATTACCGGGTTGATCCGAGTCAGGGAACACACTTTTTTCAGAATCTAACCAGTTTAAGAGTGGCTTATTTTACTGTTACCCCTTCAATTGGCGATGGTTTTATTAATCTAGATTATCTGAATAGTTTACCGGCAGAGTACGAAGATGAGTTTGTTCGCCATGTGAAACTACCATCCGAAGGTGTAATAAAAGTTGATGGGCAAAAGGGAATTGGAGTTGTTATGCCGCCTAAAAAAGACTAAGTTGATGTTTGTTGGAAAGGGCATTTTCGAGTTCAAGCAATTTCTTTTTAGCAGGCAATCCACCGGCATATCCTGTTAATTCTCCCTTGCTACCAACTATTCGGTGGCAAGGTACTATAATGGATAGGGCATTGGCTCCATTGGCAGAGGCGACTGCTCTGATCGCTTTGGGGTTACCCAAACGCTTCGATAAACCTAAATAGCTTTCGGTTTGGCCGTATGGAATGGTTAACAAAGATTTCCAAACCTCTTGTTGAAATGTGGTTCCAATAAATTTTAAAGGAATATCAAAATGAGTTCTTTGTTTTTGAAAGTATTCATTTAACTGTTTGATGGTTGTTTGAATCAAATCAGTCTTATTCTCAATAAATTCAGCCTTTAGGCCATCTTTAATTCTATTATCAACCGATGATCTCATTTTTCGATAGCGCCAATCACACAAACAGATCTGATTATTGTAATCGCCAATTATTAATTCTCCAACAGGACTATAATAATATTGAATGGATACTAAATTCATTTGATGCTAGCGCCTGTTTAAATAATTTTACGGAATAAATTACCAATGGCTTTAACTATATTATCTTTTTGAATAGCTTCTAGTTCTCCTCGGTCAAGCCAGATGCCACCGCATATATCGCAGCTGTCAAAAACTACTTTTTTATCTCGTTGGTGTTGATGTTTCGAAAGAGTAGGATGTAGGTTGCAATTAGGGCATTTCATTTTTTCTAATTGCTGATGTTTATTGGGGATATGGCGAATTTCAACTATTGATAAATTCACCACATTTTCGAGCTGATCCAATTCTCCTTTGTCGAACCAGGTTCCTCCACATGAAGGACAGGTATCAACCAGAATTGATCCAGAGATATCTTTAATTGATTTTTCTTCAAGAATAGTGTTGCATCTTGGGCAGTACATTATATAGCTATTTAGGTTGAGTTTTAAGTATTGGGTTGAAATACTTGGAGTAAAGATAGCTAAAACTTCTTTTATACAGGTTGGGGTAATTAAAATGAAAAGAAGATGAACTGCCTAAGATTCTTCTTCCTCATTTTTAAGATCGCGTTTCACCTCCTGAATCAGTTCATCCAGCTCATCTGGTTTAATTTTATTCTCCTTAGCAAAGAAAGAAACCAAATCTTTAAATGAATCCTGAAAATAGGTCGACATCATCCTCGACATAAACTGCTTGCGATATTCAGCCTTGTCAACAATTGGGAAATACTCATATCCACGCCCCACTTGTTCAAAACCCAGGTATTTTTTATCAGCCAGTGCTCGTACAATGGTTGAAACAGTATTAACAGCAGGTTTGGGTTCTGGCATTTGTTCTACAATGGTTTTAACTGTTGTTCTGCCCATTTGCCAGATCCGATGCATCATTTGTTCTTCGGCTTTTGTCAATTCTTTTAGTTTCATTAATAAAAATCTTTTCAAATCAGGATCCCCAACCATTTTCGATTGGGGATAAAATATATTAGTTAAGTGCAAATTTAATGGGTACTGTATATGAAATGTTTACATTTTCGCCATTTATTTTACCGGGTACCCACTGAGGAAGATTTTTAACTACTCTCAATGCTTCGTTGTCTAAGATGGGATCAACTCCTCTGGCAATTTTAACATTGCCCACATTGCCATCTTCACCTACAACAAACTCAACATATACTTTTCCTTCTAAATTTCGTTGTTTAGCTTCTTCCGGATAATGTACCTCACTGGCAATAAATTGACGTAAAGCTGCTTCTCCTCCTGGGTATTGAGGCATTTCATCAGCCATATAATGAATTTTTCCGGTAATTCTTTCAGTAACACTATAGGTTGATAAATTTTCTACTTGATCGTCTGTATCAGAAGTCAGGTCTGTTTGGTTAACATCTGCCTCTTTGTTACATGCAAAAACGATAGATGAACAAATTAATGTACCTATTGCAAACAGAGGGAATATAACTTTAGATTTTAGTGTATTTTTCTTCGACATCATGTTAAATCTTTTTTTGGTTAATGATTCATTAAAATTATTTGCTGCCAGTACTTTATATCCCGAAACTTCGGCTAGTAATAGCGCTTTGTAACGCCCCATTGAAGTTCCTGATTTTAATACTGATTGGTCGGCCTGAAATTCATGGGTTTCTTTCAATGCCTTTTTTAATAACCATGCAAATGGGTTAAACCATTGGGTGATGAGAAAAAGCTCCAGAAAAATTATATCCAAGGTGTGGAAATAATTGGCATGCGCCTTCTCATGGTTGATTACATGTTGTTGTTCGTCATCACTATAACGTGATGGATTAATAAATATCCATTTGAAAAACGAAAATGCGTGATATGGGTTACTCACTTCAATAATACGTAAGCCTTTGTACTCTTTGCGTTTGTTTTGTTTTCCTATTAAATTGAGTTTATAGTAGGCAATTATCAAGCGTGTTAATAGCAATATCAGACCAATAATATAAATCCATTGAAATGCTGAAAGATCATATATAAATGAAACCACACTATTTTTCGCCATTGTTGGATAAACAGCAATCTCTTCCAAAGTGTCGTTTACTGCAAATAAATCAGCAGAAGCATTGGATAATGGCGAAACTGATATGCTAATAAATGGAATAACCACTGATACCATAAAGCCACTCAATAAAAAGAAACGGTTAAATCCAAAGGTGTTTAATCGGGATAAAAAAGCATAATAAATCCCTGTTTCAATACCTAAGAATATTGATGACTCAATCAAATAGTTTAGCAAATTATGCATACTCAACGTTTTTCATGACGAATACTTTGTTAAAGCAGCAAGAATATCTTTTTCGATTCAGCTTCAATCGTGTCCTTTACTCGAGTTACGTTTGGGACTAAGATATCCTACTGCTTAAAACACAACTGAATATTGGTTTGATTTTAACCCATTTAAATCAGAATCAATAATTCAACTGTATTTATAGTTCAAACATACGACATTGAGAGATATAAACAAAAATATTCGACTATAAATTTAGTTGAATTGATATTTTACTCATCTAAGTCGAATTTATACAGTTCTTTAAGTGTTTATTTTTTGCATTTAAAAAGGGACTGAATTATCAGTCCCTTGTGATTCTTAAGCGCTCCTGGTCGAGCGGTGTCAATAAGAATCTATCATCTATTCCCCTTTTTTACTTTCCAGCATTAATAAAAATGAATATTCAAGAGCCGTTTCGCGATATTGTTTAAAGCGACCAGAGGCTCCTCCGTGACCTGCTTCCATATTGGTGTGCAGAAGCAATAAGTTGTTATCTGTTTTGGTAGCCCGTAATTTGGCTACCCATTTGGCAGGTTCCCAATATTGCACTTGCGAGTCGAATAAACCAGTTGTTACCAACATGTTTGGATAATCTTTTGCTTCAACATTATCATATGGCGAATACATCATCATATAATCATATGCCTTTTTGTTTTTGGGGTTGCCCCATTCGTCAAACTCATTGGTTGTTAGTGGAATTGTTTCGTCGAGCATGGTTGATACCACATCAACAAATGGTACCGATGCTACTATTCCATTAAATAGTTCAGGTTCCATATTAGCAACAGCTCCCATTAATAGTCCACCGGCACTTCCGCCCATGGCATAAAGATGCTTGGGCGAAGTATAATTTTCCTTAACCAAATACTGACCGGCATCAATAAAGTCGGTGAATGTATTTATCTTATTCATCATTTTTCCATCATCGTACCATTCACGGCCCATAGATTGTCCGCCACGGATATGAGCAATGGCATAAACAAAACCGCGGTCTAATAAGCTTAATCGTGTTGAACTAAACCAAGGATCTACAGTAACTCCATATGAGCCATATCCATATAAAAGTAAAGGTGCTTGACCGTCTTTTTCGTAATCTTTACGATGAACAATGCTGATGGGAATTTTTTCACCATCGCGTGATGTGGCCCATAATCTTTCAGTTATATAATCATCGGGATTATGACCTCCAACAACTTCCTGAACTTTTTTAACTGATTGGGTTCGATCTGTCATGTTATAATCGATGGTTGAAGCAGGTGTTGTTAATGAACTATATCCAAATCGTAGAATATCTGTGTTAAACTCTGTATTGGTACTGATGTATGCAACATAAACTGGTTCATCAAAATCAAGGTAATGTTCTTCTCTTGTGTTTTGATTAATGATTCGAAGATGTGTTAATGCATCGGAACGTTCGCTTAAAACAAGATAGTCCTTAAACACTTCCATTTCATCAATCAATACATCTTTACGATTAGGAATTACTTCTTTCCAGTTATCAAAGGAAGTAGCATCTTCAGGTGTCTCCATCAATCGGAAATTAACAGCATTCTTATTGGTTAAGATGTAAAACTTATCTTCAAAGTGTTCAATGCTGTATTCATGTGCACCATTCCGAGGCGTAAATTGTTTAAATTCTCCGGTAGGATTATCAGCCTTTAATATTTGGTAATCAGAAATAAGTGTACTGTTACAATAAATGATGATGTAATCGTTGGATTTAGATTTATAAACTCCAATGTAATACGAAGGATCCTTTTCTTGATATACCATTACATCTTCTTGAGCAGAAGTCGTTAGTTTGTGGCGCCATATTTTCTCGCTAAGTAGTGATACCTCATTTTTAGTGGTGTAGAAAAATGTTTGGTTGTCGTTTGCCCAGGCACCACCCGGCTCACAGTTAGTGAGTTCGTCAGATAAAAAGTCACCAGTTTCAAGATTTAGAAAGCGATAAGTATAGATTCTCCTACTTAGCGTATCTTCTGCAAAGGCCAAAATTTTATTGTCGGGACTTATCTCCATAGAAGCTACAGAGTAATAGCCGTGGCCTTTTGCCAGCTTATTTACATCTAACAAAATTTCTTCAGTACCTTCAAGCGTTTCTTTTTTACGGTAATAAACAGGATATTCTTTTCCTTCGGTATATTTACTATAATACCAATATCCATTTTCGAAATATGGAACCGATTCATCATCTTGTTTGATACGGCCCACTATTTCGTTAAAGAGATTGTTTTGAAGCTCTTTAGTTTTATGCATAACCGTATCGAGGTACTCATTTTCTGAATGAAGATAATTCAATACCTTTTGGGTCTGTTGATCTTTTTCGTTGGCATTTTTCTGTTCGTCGGTTAATCGCATCCAGAAGTATGGATCAACCCTGCTATCGTTATGAATGTTTAGAACAGAATCTTTAATCTCAGCTACCGGAGCTTTGGGTAATTGATCGGGGTACAAATCTTTATCTTTCGTTTTAAAATTACAAGTACTAAGGGTAAGAATTGTTAATAATAGGAAGGTAGTTGTTTTCATTAATATTTTAGTTAAGGTTGTTTCTTATCAAGTCATATAAAAAGGATAGTTAGAGATTGAAAACATGATGTTTATGTTAATTTAGTGCAAGTATAGTCAACAGTTTTGACATAGGTAAAAAAAAATTGAAATATTTCATTTTAATTGAAAAATATTAAAAGATTATTTCATTCCTTTAGCTCGTAAAAAATAGGTGTTTTTATAATTGTAGTTAATTGTAATACAGATACATACTAAAAAATGAAAACTGAAGGTAAAATTGTTGTGGGAAGCGAAGAATGGTGTGCATTACCACAGCTGAATATTCCGGTTATTAATGTGCGTGTTGATTCGGGTGCAAAAACATCTGCCTTGCATGCAGTGAATATAATGCCGTTTAAGAAAAATGGTGAGCCATGGGTGAGTTTTGAAGTACATCCATTACAAAACGATGGACGTACAACAGTTTATTGTGAAGCTCCTGTTATTGATAAACGCAGGATTAAAAGTTCGAGTGGATTAGGCGAATTACGTTATGTGATTCGTACCACTTTATCAATTGCTGAATCAGCCTGGGATATTGAGGTGACACTTACCAATAGAGTATCGATGGGATATCGTATGTTGTTGGGGCGTCAGGCAATGGCAGGAATTATGTTGGTTGATCCCGAGGCATCTTGTTTATTGGGTGAACCATCAATAGATGTTTTAAATAGTCATTACGCCGATCAGAAGAAAAAACCTTCAGGATTAAATATTGGTGTGTTGGCAAGTAATCCCGAACTGTATAGTAACCGTCGTATTATTGAAGCTGGTGAAGAACGTGGCCATAATATGGAGTTTATAAATATAAAGGATTGTTACATCAAGTTAGATGGCAAAAATCCGGAAATGCACTATCGAGGTGGTCGTTTGTTAAATCAGTTTGATGCTATTATTCCACGTATCCGCCCCAGCATGACTTTTTACGGATGTGCATTAACACGTCACTTCGAGGCCATTGGAGTTTATACCCAAAATAGTGCATCAGCTATTGCTTCGTCACGAGATAAATTGTACTCTTTACAATTGTTAATTAACAATGGTTTACCTATTCCTACCACTGGTTTTGCTAATTCGCCATTGGATACCAACGATTTGATTAAGATGGTGGGTGGAGCTCCATTAATAGTGAAATTATTGGAGGGAACACAAGGTAAAGGTGTGGTATTGGCTGAAACCAAAAAGGCTGCAGAAAGTTTGATTAATGCCTTTAAGAGTTTGCATGCCAATATTTTGGTGCAAGAATTTGTGAAAGAGGCTAATGGAAAAGATATTCGTTGCTTCGTGATTAATGGCAAAGTAGTGGCTAGTATAATGCGTATTGCTGCTCCGGGTGAGTTTAGAGCTAATATTCATATGGGAGGTTCGGCTCAATTGGTGAAAATTACTC includes:
- a CDS encoding PEP/pyruvate-binding domain-containing protein; protein product: MKSHFDIRQSTYFTETQFSHLMQRRIHKVLLICSGYDAFMLEEDGRIDEQIFNEYVSLNLRYPPQFIQVKSAEEAFKVLKEQKIDLVITMLSVGGMDPFKMAKKVKERYESIPIVVLTPFSREVSVRMRREDTSAIDYIFCWLGNADIMLAIIKLIEDEMNVQHDVEEVGVQCILLVEDSVRFYSSYLPLIYRLILTQAKKFMDEGLNEHQKMMRMRGRPKILLARTYEEALELYLKYNDNLLGIISDVSFEKEGKKDTEAGIKFAKVVKRSNPYMPFLLQSSNKSLAETAKDLRVGFLYKHSSSLLRKLKEFINTYMAFGDFIFIDPTTGMEVCRVSNLKELQEKLFEIPDESLFYHFKRDHVSKWLNARALFAVAEVVKYLKVEDFADLDETKHFLFDTIASFRYSKARGIIAKFYRDKFDEYLTFTRIGEGTIGGKARGLAFLNMLIKKHQGLNSLSDVIITIPRTVALSTDVFDEFMEVNKLYPVALSDVSDEEIMNAFVAGNLPERIHGDLLKFISIVKGPIAIRSSSVLEDSHYQPFAGIYSTYMISKGTDDKVVLNQLCDAIKCVYASAFYRSSKRYMEATMNVIDEERMGIVLQEVVGQKHGDVFYPTFSGVGRSVNFYPIAPEKAEDGTVNVAMGLGKHIVEGGMTLRFSPKYPQKILQLSSPDLAVKETQKSFYALDLNSDSFKPSVNDAVNIKKLAIKAAEEHGTLRWLGSVYDYNTHMVRDGLMAKGLRLVTFANVLKYDAFPLAEIMRIVLEIGQKEMNQPVEVEFAVDLQTPNGEPPVFYLLQIRPIVDSKETISEKLEEINPEETLIYSASALGNGVVNGVKDVIYIKKEGFNPANNAKLVPIFDKLNAPFHQKGESYILVGPGRWGSQDPWLGVPVKWTQISAARVIVEMGLENYRVDPSQGTHFFQNLTSLRVAYFTVTPSIGDGFINLDYLNSLPAEYEDEFVRHVKLPSEGVIKVDGQKGIGVVMPPKKD
- a CDS encoding methylated-DNA--[protein]-cysteine S-methyltransferase, which gives rise to MNLVSIQYYYSPVGELIIGDYNNQICLCDWRYRKMRSSVDNRIKDGLKAEFIENKTDLIQTTIKQLNEYFQKQRTHFDIPLKFIGTTFQQEVWKSLLTIPYGQTESYLGLSKRLGNPKAIRAVASANGANALSIIVPCHRIVGSKGELTGYAGGLPAKKKLLELENALSNKHQLSLF
- a CDS encoding zf-TFIIB domain-containing protein; the encoded protein is MYCPRCNTILEEKSIKDISGSILVDTCPSCGGTWFDKGELDQLENVVNLSIVEIRHIPNKHQQLEKMKCPNCNLHPTLSKHQHQRDKKVVFDSCDICGGIWLDRGELEAIQKDNIVKAIGNLFRKII
- a CDS encoding BlaI/MecI/CopY family transcriptional regulator, with amino-acid sequence MKLKELTKAEEQMMHRIWQMGRTTVKTIVEQMPEPKPAVNTVSTIVRALADKKYLGFEQVGRGYEYFPIVDKAEYRKQFMSRMMSTYFQDSFKDLVSFFAKENKIKPDELDELIQEVKRDLKNEEEES
- a CDS encoding M56 family metallopeptidase, which encodes MHNLLNYLIESSIFLGIETGIYYAFLSRLNTFGFNRFFLLSGFMVSVVIPFISISVSPLSNASADLFAVNDTLEEIAVYPTMAKNSVVSFIYDLSAFQWIYIIGLILLLTRLIIAYYKLNLIGKQNKRKEYKGLRIIEVSNPYHAFSFFKWIFINPSRYSDDEQQHVINHEKAHANYFHTLDIIFLELFLITQWFNPFAWLLKKALKETHEFQADQSVLKSGTSMGRYKALLLAEVSGYKVLAANNFNESLTKKRFNMMSKKNTLKSKVIFPLFAIGTLICSSIVFACNKEADVNQTDLTSDTDDQVENLSTYSVTERITGKIHYMADEMPQYPGGEAALRQFIASEVHYPEEAKQRNLEGKVYVEFVVGEDGNVGNVKIARGVDPILDNEALRVVKNLPQWVPGKINGENVNISYTVPIKFALN